Proteins from one Panicum virgatum strain AP13 chromosome 7K, P.virgatum_v5, whole genome shotgun sequence genomic window:
- the LOC120640581 gene encoding putative B3 domain-containing protein Os04g0347400 isoform X1 → MNQFCTQETSKSKKNKSNAEGQKMLQGSMNYLNKGRTISVFEIGPPAWIKKEINASTIESHLSLPLPFCQAIGLRQRCMITLKTSTSSSKSWQARLNLYQNGCQLVGGWKSFCLDNGIRVGDVCTMQIIETTLWNVMVDRREDRTINPPL, encoded by the exons ATGAATCAGTTCTGCACT CAGGAAACCTCTAAGAGCAAGAAAAACAAGTCAAATGCTGAGGGACAAAAGATGCTTCAAGGCTCCATGAATTATTTGAACAAGGGTAGGACAATAAGTGTCTTTGAGATTGGGCCACCTGCTTGGATAAAGAAGGAGATCAATGCCAGCACAATTGAAAGTCACCTC AGTTTGCCACTGCCCTTCTGTCAGGCGATTGGACTTAGACAACGCTGCATGATCACGCTCAAAACTTCTACCAGCAGCTCCAAGTCTTGGCAGGCTCGTCTAAACCTTTACCAGAATGGCTGCCAGCTGGTTGGAGGCTGGAAGAGTTTCTGCCTTGATAATGGGATCAGGGTGGGCGATGTCTGCACCATGCAAATCATAGAAACCACCCTGTGGAATGTGATGGTCGATCGTCGAGAAGATAGGACCATCAATCCGCCTCTCTGA
- the LOC120640581 gene encoding putative B3 domain-containing protein Os04g0346900 isoform X2: protein MNQFCTETSKSKKNKSNAEGQKMLQGSMNYLNKGRTISVFEIGPPAWIKKEINASTIESHLSLPLPFCQAIGLRQRCMITLKTSTSSSKSWQARLNLYQNGCQLVGGWKSFCLDNGIRVGDVCTMQIIETTLWNVMVDRREDRTINPPL, encoded by the exons ATGAATCAGTTCTGCACT GAAACCTCTAAGAGCAAGAAAAACAAGTCAAATGCTGAGGGACAAAAGATGCTTCAAGGCTCCATGAATTATTTGAACAAGGGTAGGACAATAAGTGTCTTTGAGATTGGGCCACCTGCTTGGATAAAGAAGGAGATCAATGCCAGCACAATTGAAAGTCACCTC AGTTTGCCACTGCCCTTCTGTCAGGCGATTGGACTTAGACAACGCTGCATGATCACGCTCAAAACTTCTACCAGCAGCTCCAAGTCTTGGCAGGCTCGTCTAAACCTTTACCAGAATGGCTGCCAGCTGGTTGGAGGCTGGAAGAGTTTCTGCCTTGATAATGGGATCAGGGTGGGCGATGTCTGCACCATGCAAATCATAGAAACCACCCTGTGGAATGTGATGGTCGATCGTCGAGAAGATAGGACCATCAATCCGCCTCTCTGA